A genomic region of Deinobacterium chartae contains the following coding sequences:
- a CDS encoding HAD family hydrolase, giving the protein MRYKGVLFDMDGVLLENNAFHRQAWREAARVLMNLELSEVDLDTKVDGGRNPEIMARLSGRVPTEEEARELHEFKEGRYRDLARGTLREVLGLSRYLDFLEEQGIPYALVTSADDVNVRFGLEELGLSQRFDLRVLGSDVRQGKPHPEPYLRGAELLGLRPADCLAHEDALSGVRSAASAGCAVCALTTTQTADALLAAGARWAVPHFAAWLELLQAQEA; this is encoded by the coding sequence ATGCGCTATAAGGGCGTGCTGTTTGACATGGACGGCGTGCTGCTCGAGAACAACGCCTTTCACCGTCAGGCCTGGCGCGAGGCGGCCCGCGTCCTGATGAACCTCGAGTTGAGCGAGGTGGACCTGGACACCAAGGTGGACGGCGGGCGCAACCCCGAGATCATGGCGCGCCTCAGCGGCCGGGTGCCGACCGAGGAGGAAGCCCGTGAGCTGCACGAGTTCAAGGAGGGCCGTTACCGGGACCTTGCCCGCGGCACCCTGCGCGAGGTGCTGGGCCTCAGCCGCTACCTGGACTTCCTCGAGGAGCAGGGCATTCCGTACGCGCTGGTCACCTCGGCCGACGACGTGAACGTGCGCTTCGGCCTCGAGGAACTGGGCCTGTCGCAGCGCTTCGACCTGCGGGTGCTGGGCTCGGACGTGCGCCAGGGCAAGCCGCACCCGGAGCCTTACCTGCGCGGTGCCGAGCTGCTGGGCCTGCGGCCCGCCGACTGCCTGGCGCACGAGGACGCCCTCAGCGGCGTGCGGAGTGCCGCGTCAGCGGGCTGCGCGGTGTGCGCGCTGACCACCACCCAGACCGCCGACGCGCTGCTGGCTGCCGGGGCGCGCTGGGCCGTTCCGCACTTCGCGGCGTGGCTGGAACTGC
- a CDS encoding putative dsRNA-binding protein: MKNPKGDLIEFCRSHHLRPPKFETRGTGPEHEPLFITDVLIGDEVKATGQGHSKRDSERTAALLALEVMYEAYGLPPEKKEAEGAQRAPAQGGARTRDLESWPIYAGVLAQALSVANARVDAGRRGPDAVDMVRRLTVDLYKGLLEDLGATGEVLAEAAAQEGEADAL; the protein is encoded by the coding sequence GTGAAAAATCCCAAGGGCGACCTGATCGAATTCTGCCGCAGCCACCACCTGCGTCCCCCCAAGTTCGAAACCCGGGGAACCGGACCCGAACACGAACCGCTGTTTATCACCGACGTCCTGATCGGCGACGAGGTCAAGGCCACCGGTCAGGGCCACAGCAAGCGCGATTCCGAGCGTACCGCCGCGCTGTTGGCCCTCGAGGTGATGTACGAGGCCTACGGCCTGCCGCCCGAAAAGAAAGAGGCCGAAGGAGCCCAGCGCGCACCTGCCCAGGGGGGCGCGCGCACCCGGGACCTCGAGAGCTGGCCGATCTACGCGGGCGTGCTGGCCCAGGCCCTCAGTGTGGCCAACGCCCGGGTGGATGCGGGGCGTCGCGGTCCGGACGCGGTGGACATGGTGCGGCGCCTGACCGTGGACCTGTACAAGGGCCTGCTCGAGGACCTGGGCGCGACCGGCGAAGTGTTGGCCGAGGCCGCGGCGCAGGAAGGAGAAGCGGATGCGCTATAA